Proteins encoded within one genomic window of Candidatus Scalindua japonica:
- a CDS encoding protein rep, whose product MCKCTVKNEKKSSFVTVKNSWRLRALFRIEKLIREVDQDSRAKRMGMCGNTIFVKVKKTDPTNILYEPQLRCKDRVCPVCNAYRASILSRKVEELGKDMENPHLLTVTANDQNRSSLKTAFQCYKASMRLLKREKTWWKKYIRGGVEHIEVTYNEGTGWHVHSHMLIDLAVDRKVENMRLTDNGYFLDPLKKDLEHVLMKVGLGTISDIRPVTEGYGKEISKYSMKFGLDIEDDRLKEIIVDMKGKRMVSKFGNCFGRKKEDDKGSEDMEELTPEEEDQYETLGTIEEVVHMSFQKSGVNSKLVKYALEAVRIGLIEIVSNEMIIRKSQEAFLNVDLVTT is encoded by the coding sequence ATGTGTAAATGTACCGTGAAGAATGAGAAAAAATCTAGCTTTGTTACCGTTAAAAATAGCTGGAGGTTAAGAGCTTTATTTCGCATTGAAAAGCTTATTCGTGAAGTTGACCAGGACTCCAGAGCTAAAAGGATGGGTATGTGTGGAAATACTATTTTCGTGAAAGTTAAGAAAACAGACCCAACCAATATTTTGTATGAACCGCAATTACGTTGCAAAGACAGGGTCTGCCCGGTGTGTAATGCATATCGTGCTTCGATTCTTTCTCGCAAGGTGGAAGAACTTGGTAAAGATATGGAAAATCCTCACTTATTAACCGTTACTGCAAATGATCAGAATAGGTCGAGTCTGAAAACTGCTTTCCAATGCTACAAGGCATCAATGAGACTCTTAAAGCGTGAGAAGACATGGTGGAAAAAGTATATCCGGGGAGGAGTTGAACACATAGAGGTCACGTATAACGAGGGAACCGGCTGGCATGTTCACTCACATATGCTCATTGATCTGGCTGTTGATCGTAAGGTTGAGAATATGCGGCTTACAGATAACGGCTATTTTCTAGACCCTCTAAAAAAAGACCTTGAACATGTTCTTATGAAAGTTGGACTTGGCACAATTTCAGATATCAGACCGGTAACTGAAGGGTACGGAAAAGAAATCTCAAAGTACTCAATGAAATTTGGTCTTGATATAGAAGATGACAGACTCAAAGAGATTATAGTTGATATGAAGGGTAAGAGAATGGTTTCAAAGTTTGGAAACTGTTTCGGACGCAAGAAGGAGGATGATAAGGGTAGCGAAGATATGGAAGAACTTACACCGGAAGAGGAAGATCAATATGAGACATTAGGAACGATAGAGGAAGTCGTGCATATGAGTTTTCAAAAGTCTGGTGTTAACAGCAAATTGGTCAAGTATGCTCTTGAAGCCGTAAGGATTGGATTGATTGAAATAGTATCTAATGAAATGATTATTCGTAAGTCTCAAGAGGCTTTTTTAAATGTGGATTTGGTAACTACCTGA